From Scleropages formosus chromosome 1, fSclFor1.1, whole genome shotgun sequence, a single genomic window includes:
- the tmem121ab gene encoding transmembrane protein 121Ab has product MVLPSPDRRHVCLTTIVIMTSMAFMDAYLVEQNQGPRKIGVCIIVLVGDICFLIVLRYVAVWVGAEVKTAKRGYAMILWFLYIFVLEIKLYFIFQNYKADRHNLETVARKALTLLLSICVPGLYLILVALDSMEYVRTFRKKEDMRGRLFWVALDLLDILDIQANLWEPQRTGLPIWAEGLMFFYCYILLLILPCVSLSEISMQGEHVSPQKMMLYPVLSLVTINVVTILIRAVNMVLFQDSRVSTIFIGKNIVAIATKACTFLEYQRQVKELPQNAIAMELQQNSVGHREALPNATTSLPHEHVSPARELIDT; this is encoded by the coding sequence ATGGTGCTGCCGTCTCCAGACAGACGGCACGTGTGTCTTACCACCATCGTCATCATGACCAGCATGGCCTTCATGGATGCGTATCTGGTGGAGCAGAACCAGGGACCGCGGAAGATCGGCGTGTGCATCATCGTGCTGGTCGGGGACATCTGCTTCCTCATCGTGCTCCGCTACGTTGCTGTGTGGGTGGGCGCTGAGGTGAAGACAGCGAAGCGTGGCTACGCCATGATCCTCTGGTTTCTCTACATCTTTGTGCTGGAGATCAAGCTCTACTTCATCTTCCAGAACTACAAGGCAGATCGGCACAACCTGGAGACGGTGGCACGCAAGGCGTTGACGCTGTTGCTGTCCATCTGCGTACCAGGCCTCTACCTCATCCTGGTGGCCCTGGACAGCATGGAGTACGTCAGGACGTTCCGCAAGAAGGAGGACATGCGGGGCCGCCTCTTTTGGGTGGCGCTGGACTTGCTAGACATCCTAGACATCCAGGCCAACTTGTGGGAGCCCCAGCGGACTGGGCTGCCCATCTGGGCAGAGGGCCTGATGTTCTTCTACTGCTACATCCTACTGCTGATCCTGCCATGTGTGTCACTCAGTGAGATTAGCATGCAGGGTGAACATGTCTCGCCCCAGAAGATGATGCTGTACCCCGTCCTCAGCCTGGTTACCATCAACGTGGTGACCATTCTCATCCGTGCCGTCAACATGGTGCTTTTCCAGGACAGCCGCGTCTCCACCATCTTCATTGGGAAGAACATTGTTGCTATTGCCACCAAGGCCTGCACCTTCCTGGAGTACCAGCGGCAGGTGAAGGAGCTCCCCCAGAATGCTATTGCCATGGAGCTGCAGCAGAACTCGGTGGGCCACAGAGAGGCCCTCCCCAATGCCACTACCAGCCTGCCCCATGAACATGTGTCTCCAGCACGCGAACTCATCGACACGTGA
- the LOC108924106 gene encoding ras and Rab interactor 3-like isoform X1, whose protein sequence is MLKATAIAQEMRPSAGAGQEPRSPTRPRMMATSPRSPTRFKLPHTNPRTTSNGSAVHFIPLNRVSSFTPAPAPTPKPCCPKDLIPPSSPAPKLPCTPPSSPPMDLIPPSPPSSLSPEPSSPPGISILERLIKTCPVWLQLGMSPERAALILYRETPGIFLVRKNPVLKKMILSVRFCDQEGEPQVQDLLIREEKSLVYLEGSVLVFDDIFKLIAFYCVSRDILPFKLRLPQVIIQATKHEDMEMMSSLGSEFWGSSLNRCAEDRKSCSEPAGQVPQAVAHSSRDLSETEPSAGGDRLWYVNPIFIEEHCSSLPIVRSQSLTTPGPAVLRYKRPAPLPPRPHALEEHPLLAIVPQCAPSQVEKKEEKEGSRGEASTPEELLPCSPHTATSQPSGQRRIPPVPPRRKPSEKQLLEEQEEEEEEENVLLKEDEKPALVPVATLVSIDDASTTETLSTGDKVPTLTTSVPLARLTSDSESTVAPTAGKAAKPVPPPRRKRQTLLTKMVLTSPVSGDPSSNLAILEGIRGPPQTSSTPTPTRRSASGTDLQGSDMSLYSPEGGPSQLDPDSYSTSSTEEDPDPNSSNMATIKRSSTIMLDKAKQRLSMVNLSHIFTSFMSADKKLKKRIVELALDRESYFGNLVRDYRTYTLETMQKHSSSTEMLQEIRLMMTQLKSYLIQSAELKSLLEPLVPPEERLEAIIEAALCKSVLKPLREAIYSRLRDIHTQDGSLDRVRDNQQVVLNTTTTDLGVTTSVPEAPAMEKIQLKLSSLYKEYSPEQKISFLLKTCKIIYESMSVSSPGKPYGADDFLPVLMYVLARCNMATLLLDVEYMMELMDPALQLGEGSYYLTTTYGALEHIKNYDKLEVTGQFSIEIQDSIHRWERRRTLNKARVSRNSVQDFINVSFLEAGSNTKTLGARPGTTALDLCTQCAKKFEVLEPECYGLFVLVEGCYRALAPDELPLSVKSSLHHSEPRKEYYFVYRPGGMGKEAVPPKPDTPPDSLI, encoded by the exons ATGTTGAAAGCGACTGCTATCGCTCAGGAAATGAGACCATCAGCTGG GGCCGGTCAGGAGCCACGCTCTCCCACTAGACCACGGATGATGGCCACCTCACCCCGTTCCCCGACCAGGTTCAAGCTTCCGCACACAAACCCCAGGACAACCTCCAATGGCAGTGCCGTTCACTTTATCCCTCTGAACCGAGTGTCCTCCTTCACTCCAGCCCCTGCGCCAACCCCAAAGCCTTGCTGCCCCAAGGATCTTATTCCTCCATCTTCTCCAGCACCCAAATTACCTTGCACGcccccctcttccccccccatggacctcattcccccatcccccccaagTTCCTTGTCCCCAGAACCATCTTCCCCACCTGGCATAAGCATTTTGGAGAGGCTCATCAAGACTTGCCCAGTATGGCTGCAGCTGGGCATGTCCCCAGAGCGTGCGGCACTCATCCTGTACAGAGAGACCCCTGGG ATCTTCCTTGTGAGGAAGAATCCAGTCCTGAAGAAGATGATCCTATCAGTGCGATTCTGTGACCAGGAGGGGGAGCCACAGGTCCAGGATCTTCTCATCAGGGAGGAGAAGTCGT TGGTGTACTTGGAGGGCTCAGTCCTCGTATTTGACGACATTTTCAAGCTCATTGCCTTCTACTGTGTCAGTCG AGATATTCTTCCATTCAAGCTGAGGCTGCCGCAGGTCATCATCCAAGCAACAAAACACGAGGATATGGAGATGATGTCAAGTTTGGGATCAG AGTTCTGGGGATCATCGCTCAACAGGTGTGCAGAGGACAGGAAGTCGTGCAGTGAGCCAGCAGGCCAGGTCCCCCAGGCTGTAGCTCACAGCAGTCGAGACCTGAGTGAAACGGAGCCATCTGCTGGAGGTGACCGGCTGTGGTACGTCAATCCCATATTTATCGAAGAACACTGCAGCAGCCTGCCCATTGtcaggagccagagcctgaccaCACCAGGCCCAGCTGTGCTGAGGTACAAGAGACCTGCCCCTCTTCCTCCCCGCCCTCATGCCTTAGAGGAGCACCCACTTCTAGCCATTGTTCCTCAGTGTGCCCCCAGCCAAGtagagaagaaagaggagaaagaaggCAGCAGAGGGGAAGCCAGCACGCCAGAGGAGCTGTTGCCATGCAGTCCACATACCGCAACGTCACAGCCATCAGGTCAACGTCGCATTCCCCCTGTCCCACCACGCCGAAAGCCATCTGAGAAGCAactgctggaggagcaggaggaggaggaggaggaggagaatgtCTTGCTGAAGGAGGATGAGAAGCCCGCCTTGGTGCCCGTTGCCACCTTGGTCTCCATTGACGATGCCAGCACAACAGAGACCTTGTCTACTGGAGACAAGGTCCCTACTCTGACCACATCAGTCCCCCTGGCCAGGCTGACCAGTGATTCAGAGAGCACTGTTGCCCCTACTGCAGGAAAAGCAGCAAAACCTGTTCCCCCACCTCGTCGAAAGAGGCAGACCTTGCTGACCAAAATGGTGTTGACATCACCGGTGAGTGGAGACCCATCCTCAAACCTGGCCATCCTGGAAGGCATTAGAGGTCCCCCTCAGACCTCCAGCACCCCTACCCCAACACGACGTTCTGCCTCAGGCACGGACCTTCAGGGCTCTGACATGTCCCTGTACTCCCCTGAGGGCGGACCGTCCCAGCTCGACCCAGACTCCtactcaaccagcagcaccgaGGAGGATCCCGATCCGAATAGCAGCAACATGGCCACAATAAAAAGAAGCTCCACCATCATGCTGGACAAGGCCAAGCAGAGGCTGTCTATGGTTAACCTGTCACACATCTTCACCAGCTTCATGAGTGCAGACAAGAAGTTGAAGAAGCGCATCGTGGAGCTGGCCCTGGACCGGGAGTCTTACTTTGGAAACCTGGTGCGGGACTATCGTACCTACACCCTAGAGACTATGCAGAAGCACAGCTCCAGCACAGAGATGCTACAGGAGATCCGGCTGATGATGACCCAGCTAAAGAGCTACTTGATCCAGAGTGCTGAGCTGAAGAGCCTGCTAGAGCCTCTAGTCCCCCCTGAGGAGAGGCTGG AGGCCATCATCGAGGCAGCGCTTTGCAAGAGTGTGCTGAAGCCCCTGCGCGAGGCCATCTACTCGCGTCTGCGTGACATCCATACACAGGATGGTTCGCTGGATCGTGTCCGGGAcaaccagcaggtggtgctcaacaccaccaccacagaTCTGGGTGTTACCACCAGCGTACCCGAGGCACCCGCCATGGAGAAGATCCAGCTAAAGCTGAGTTCCCTGTACAAGGAGTACTCCCCTGAGCAGAAGATCTCCTTTCTGCTCAAGACCTGCAAGATCATCTACGAGTCCATGTCTGTTAGCAGCCCAG GGAAGCCCTACGGTGCGGATGACTTCCTGCCTGTGCTCATGTATGTTCTGGCGCGCTGCAATATGGCCACTCTGCTTCTGGACGTGGAGTACATGATGGAGCTCATGGATCCAGCGCTGCAGCTGGGAGAAG GCTCATACTATTTGACGACTACCTATGGAGCGCTGGAGCACATTAAGAATTATGACAAGCTGGAGGTCACCGGGCAGTTCAGCATTGAGATCCAGGACTCGATTCACCGCTGGGAGAGGCGGCGCACCCTCAACAAAGCCAGAGTGTCCCGCAATTCCGTGCAG GACTTCATTAATGTGTCCTTCCTGGAGGCAGGCTCTAACACCAAGACCTTGGGTGCCCGCCCGGGCACGACAGCCCTTGACCTCTGCACCCAGTGTGCAAAGAAGTTTGAGGTTCTGGAGCCAGAGTGCTATGGGTTGTTTGTGCTGGTGGAGGGATGCTACCGGGCTCTGGCCCCTGATGAGCTGCCTTTGTCTGTGAAGTCCAGCTTACACCACAGTGAACCCCGCAAGGAGTACTACTTTGTTTACCGACCGGGGGGCATGGGGAAGGAGGCTGTGCCTCCTAAACCAGACACCCCCCCAGACAGCTTGATCTGA
- the LOC108924106 gene encoding ras and Rab interactor 3-like isoform X2 has protein sequence MAAAGHVPRACGTHPVQRDPWVVYLEGSVLVFDDIFKLIAFYCVSRDILPFKLRLPQVIIQATKHEDMEMMSSLGSEFWGSSLNRCAEDRKSCSEPAGQVPQAVAHSSRDLSETEPSAGGDRLWYVNPIFIEEHCSSLPIVRSQSLTTPGPAVLRYKRPAPLPPRPHALEEHPLLAIVPQCAPSQVEKKEEKEGSRGEASTPEELLPCSPHTATSQPSGQRRIPPVPPRRKPSEKQLLEEQEEEEEEENVLLKEDEKPALVPVATLVSIDDASTTETLSTGDKVPTLTTSVPLARLTSDSESTVAPTAGKAAKPVPPPRRKRQTLLTKMVLTSPVSGDPSSNLAILEGIRGPPQTSSTPTPTRRSASGTDLQGSDMSLYSPEGGPSQLDPDSYSTSSTEEDPDPNSSNMATIKRSSTIMLDKAKQRLSMVNLSHIFTSFMSADKKLKKRIVELALDRESYFGNLVRDYRTYTLETMQKHSSSTEMLQEIRLMMTQLKSYLIQSAELKSLLEPLVPPEERLEAIIEAALCKSVLKPLREAIYSRLRDIHTQDGSLDRVRDNQQVVLNTTTTDLGVTTSVPEAPAMEKIQLKLSSLYKEYSPEQKISFLLKTCKIIYESMSVSSPGKPYGADDFLPVLMYVLARCNMATLLLDVEYMMELMDPALQLGEGSYYLTTTYGALEHIKNYDKLEVTGQFSIEIQDSIHRWERRRTLNKARVSRNSVQDFINVSFLEAGSNTKTLGARPGTTALDLCTQCAKKFEVLEPECYGLFVLVEGCYRALAPDELPLSVKSSLHHSEPRKEYYFVYRPGGMGKEAVPPKPDTPPDSLI, from the exons ATGGCTGCAGCTGGGCATGTCCCCAGAGCGTGCGGCACTCATCCTGTACAGAGAGACCCCTGGG TGGTGTACTTGGAGGGCTCAGTCCTCGTATTTGACGACATTTTCAAGCTCATTGCCTTCTACTGTGTCAGTCG AGATATTCTTCCATTCAAGCTGAGGCTGCCGCAGGTCATCATCCAAGCAACAAAACACGAGGATATGGAGATGATGTCAAGTTTGGGATCAG AGTTCTGGGGATCATCGCTCAACAGGTGTGCAGAGGACAGGAAGTCGTGCAGTGAGCCAGCAGGCCAGGTCCCCCAGGCTGTAGCTCACAGCAGTCGAGACCTGAGTGAAACGGAGCCATCTGCTGGAGGTGACCGGCTGTGGTACGTCAATCCCATATTTATCGAAGAACACTGCAGCAGCCTGCCCATTGtcaggagccagagcctgaccaCACCAGGCCCAGCTGTGCTGAGGTACAAGAGACCTGCCCCTCTTCCTCCCCGCCCTCATGCCTTAGAGGAGCACCCACTTCTAGCCATTGTTCCTCAGTGTGCCCCCAGCCAAGtagagaagaaagaggagaaagaaggCAGCAGAGGGGAAGCCAGCACGCCAGAGGAGCTGTTGCCATGCAGTCCACATACCGCAACGTCACAGCCATCAGGTCAACGTCGCATTCCCCCTGTCCCACCACGCCGAAAGCCATCTGAGAAGCAactgctggaggagcaggaggaggaggaggaggaggagaatgtCTTGCTGAAGGAGGATGAGAAGCCCGCCTTGGTGCCCGTTGCCACCTTGGTCTCCATTGACGATGCCAGCACAACAGAGACCTTGTCTACTGGAGACAAGGTCCCTACTCTGACCACATCAGTCCCCCTGGCCAGGCTGACCAGTGATTCAGAGAGCACTGTTGCCCCTACTGCAGGAAAAGCAGCAAAACCTGTTCCCCCACCTCGTCGAAAGAGGCAGACCTTGCTGACCAAAATGGTGTTGACATCACCGGTGAGTGGAGACCCATCCTCAAACCTGGCCATCCTGGAAGGCATTAGAGGTCCCCCTCAGACCTCCAGCACCCCTACCCCAACACGACGTTCTGCCTCAGGCACGGACCTTCAGGGCTCTGACATGTCCCTGTACTCCCCTGAGGGCGGACCGTCCCAGCTCGACCCAGACTCCtactcaaccagcagcaccgaGGAGGATCCCGATCCGAATAGCAGCAACATGGCCACAATAAAAAGAAGCTCCACCATCATGCTGGACAAGGCCAAGCAGAGGCTGTCTATGGTTAACCTGTCACACATCTTCACCAGCTTCATGAGTGCAGACAAGAAGTTGAAGAAGCGCATCGTGGAGCTGGCCCTGGACCGGGAGTCTTACTTTGGAAACCTGGTGCGGGACTATCGTACCTACACCCTAGAGACTATGCAGAAGCACAGCTCCAGCACAGAGATGCTACAGGAGATCCGGCTGATGATGACCCAGCTAAAGAGCTACTTGATCCAGAGTGCTGAGCTGAAGAGCCTGCTAGAGCCTCTAGTCCCCCCTGAGGAGAGGCTGG AGGCCATCATCGAGGCAGCGCTTTGCAAGAGTGTGCTGAAGCCCCTGCGCGAGGCCATCTACTCGCGTCTGCGTGACATCCATACACAGGATGGTTCGCTGGATCGTGTCCGGGAcaaccagcaggtggtgctcaacaccaccaccacagaTCTGGGTGTTACCACCAGCGTACCCGAGGCACCCGCCATGGAGAAGATCCAGCTAAAGCTGAGTTCCCTGTACAAGGAGTACTCCCCTGAGCAGAAGATCTCCTTTCTGCTCAAGACCTGCAAGATCATCTACGAGTCCATGTCTGTTAGCAGCCCAG GGAAGCCCTACGGTGCGGATGACTTCCTGCCTGTGCTCATGTATGTTCTGGCGCGCTGCAATATGGCCACTCTGCTTCTGGACGTGGAGTACATGATGGAGCTCATGGATCCAGCGCTGCAGCTGGGAGAAG GCTCATACTATTTGACGACTACCTATGGAGCGCTGGAGCACATTAAGAATTATGACAAGCTGGAGGTCACCGGGCAGTTCAGCATTGAGATCCAGGACTCGATTCACCGCTGGGAGAGGCGGCGCACCCTCAACAAAGCCAGAGTGTCCCGCAATTCCGTGCAG GACTTCATTAATGTGTCCTTCCTGGAGGCAGGCTCTAACACCAAGACCTTGGGTGCCCGCCCGGGCACGACAGCCCTTGACCTCTGCACCCAGTGTGCAAAGAAGTTTGAGGTTCTGGAGCCAGAGTGCTATGGGTTGTTTGTGCTGGTGGAGGGATGCTACCGGGCTCTGGCCCCTGATGAGCTGCCTTTGTCTGTGAAGTCCAGCTTACACCACAGTGAACCCCGCAAGGAGTACTACTTTGTTTACCGACCGGGGGGCATGGGGAAGGAGGCTGTGCCTCCTAAACCAGACACCCCCCCAGACAGCTTGATCTGA